GCTCTCGCCCTTCCCATTCCTGTTTGAACTCGTCGTAGCCCTGGCGGCCCATGATGCCGTACGTCAACTGTTTACCCAGCTCCACCCCCGGCTGGTCCATGGGGTCGATGCCGTACAGGTGCCCCGCGTACACGGTGGCGATCTCCAGCAGCATGAGCAGCCCGCCCAGCGACCGCGCGTCCACCCGCGGCAGCTCGATCGTCATGTTCATCCGCCCGCGCTTGGCCAGCGCGGCCTCGGTCGCCAGCCGCTCGGTGTTCAGCAGCTCGTTCAGCGTGTGCCCGCCGAGATAGCCGAGCTCGCCCAATTCAGCGTGCAGCTTCGGGATGTCGAGGTCCACGGCCGGCTCGCGGACGGCGAGGAAGGTGATGGTCTTGTCGAACGGCCCCTCCACGTACTCCTGCACCTGCGAGTGCTGGTCCGTGGTCCCCAGCGCCTTCACCGGCGTGGGGCCCACGAAGATATCGTCGCCGTCGCGCGATTTCTGCTTCCCCAGCGACTCGGCCCACAGCTGCCGGAACCAGTCCGCCACGTCCTTCAGCGGGTCCGAGTACGGCATCATCACCTGCACGTTGGCGTGCTTCTCGGTGTCGGCCAGGTACTGCAGCGTGCCGAAGAGGGCGGCCGGGTTGCGATGGAGATCGTCGGTGTCGCACCGCTCGCGCATCTCCGCCGCGCCCGCCAGCAGCCCGGTGATGTCGATCCCCACCATCGCCGCGGGGAGGAGGCCCACCGCGGAAAGTACGGAGAAGCGGCCGCCGACCGAGGGGGGGATGGGAAGGGTGGCGATCCCCTCCGCCGTGGCGATCTCCCTCAGCACCCCCTTCTTCGGGTCGGTGATGAAGAGGAGATGGCGCACGTACCCGTCGTCCAGCTCCGCCTGCAGCCGCTGGCGGATGATCAGGTACTGGCTCATGGTCTCCGCCGTCCCGCCGCTCTTGGAGACGACCAGGAAGAGCGTACGGCGGATGTCGAGCCGGTCCAGGAAGGGGGCGATGGTGGCCGGGTCGACGTTGTCGAGCACGTAGAGGCGGGGGAAGAACTCGCGCTCCTCGTCGCCCAGCTCGTTCCAGAACGGGTGCAGCAGCGCGGTGCGCAGCGCGATGGTCCCCAGCGCGCTTCCGCCGATGCCGAGCACCACGATGGTGCTGAACGTCTGCCCCACCCCTTCCGCGAACTGGCGGATCGACTTCACCGTCTCCACGTCGTCGGGGAGCGCGTAGAAGCCCAGCTCGCCGGAACGGCGGCGCTCCTGCGCGTCGGCGTGCGCCGCGCGGAAGCGCTCCGCCATGGCGTCCAGGCGCGCGGGGTCGATCCCGTGCCCGCCGCCCAGCCGCGGCGCCAGCATGTTGTTGTAGTCGAGCACGATTCCGTCGCCGCCCATCGTCCACCCCTCCAGAAGTTGAAACCGATTCGGCAGATGCGTCGCTCACGCGCGCCGGGAGCAGTTTCGATCCAGCGCCGATCCCGGCCCAGGCGCGCGGATGCAGCCTCGCAGTCCCGCAGGGACTTTGTGCTGTTGTTGCCCGCCAATTCCATTGGCGGGAGGCAAGGCCGCGCGACTTGGCTTCCGGCAACACCGGGGCCGCAAAGCGCACACGAGCCGTCCTGATCGCCCCCGCGCGTCGCGGCTACTCCTCCGCCAGCACGATCACCTGGTCGGCGGCGGCGAAGGTGACCGGCTGGCTCTTGCGCGGGTTCAGCTTCACCCCGAACGACCGCGCCGGGTCCAGCGCGTCGGCCTGCGTGCGGTAGCCGATGGCCACCTGCCCCTGCCGCCGCGCCGACTCCACCACGGTGTGGAAGTTAACCGGCCGCCCCGTTTCCACGAAATCGCCGGCCGGCTTCAGGTAGATCTCGCTCCCCTCGGGGTCGAACAGGTCGCGGAAAACTACCGCCAGCTCGCGGTTCTCGGAAATCTGCGACAGCAGCAGGCTCACCAGGTTGTCGCTGACGATGAAGTCGTCGGCGCGGGTGACCTGCGCCAGCTCGCGGTTGCGGATGTCCAGCATCTCGCTGACGATGCTGAAGTCGCGCCCCAGCCGGTCCTGGATGTCGCGCAGGTGCAGCAGGGTGATGAGCGTCCGCGCGTCGGCCTGCTGCACCGCGTCGCCATGCCCGCACCCGTCTCCCGCGCCCTCGGCGCTGCTCAGCACGATGATGTGGTCGAAGGTCTCCACCTCCAGCGCGTCCAGCATCCGCCGGTCGGTGGTGTCCCCGCGCCGCAGCGTGACGGCCAGGTTCGCCAGCTGCCGGTCGCCCATCCGCCCCGCGTCGGCGCGCGCCTGCGCCACCTCGTCGCCGTCGCCCACCACCAGCGCGGTGCTCCCCGGCCCCACGTAGGCGTCCAGCTCGGCGATGATCGCGCTCGCCCGGTCGTTCCACCCCAGCACCAGCGTCCGCTCGGGCGCCTTCTCCCGCGCCCGCGCGGTGCGGATGGCGCCCTCGTCGATCGCCGCCGCCGCGCCGGAGAGGCGGATGGTGTCGTCGTCGGCGGAGATGGCGATCACCCGGTCGCCGTCCGCCAGGCGCGTGTCCATCGGCGGGTTCAGGCGGATGCGCCCGTCCGCGAAGCGCAGGCCGACGAGCGCCGAGTCCTCGTACGCCGTCAGCGCCTCGCCGAAGGTCTTCCCGGCGAGCGCGGGCTCGGCCTTGAAGTAGATCTCGTCTCCCCCGAAGTCCATCAGCTCGGTGTAGGCCACGGAGAGGCCGGACTGGCGGCAGGTCTGCGCCGTCACCCGCGCGATCAGGTCGCCGGCCAGCACCAGGCTCACCTCGTCGCCGCCCACCATCCTGGCCACCTCGTGGTTGCGCGGGTCGCGCAGCGCGGTGACGATGTGGTACGGCTCCTGGCGCCGCGCGGGATTGTTGGTGATCGCCAGCACCGCCTTGATCACGTACGCGTCCGGGTCGCCGCCCTCGGGAGGGAGGATGATGATCGCCTTGGCGCCGTGCGGGTTCACGATCTCCAGGTCGGCCAGGTCGATGGGGTTCCCGGTGCGGTAGACCAGGCGCGTGCCACCGGGGCGGGGAACGCGGGCGCGGATCTCGTCCTGCATCTCCACCGCGTCGCGGTCGGCCAGGATGGCGATGCACGAGCGGCGCAGGTTGGCGTTCGCCAGCACCAGCTCCTGCACGATGGTCACGACCTGCGGCGACCAGCCCAGGATGACGGTGTGCCCCTCCTCGGCCACGAACGAGCGCCCCTTCCTGAGCCGCTCCAGCCGCGCCCCCAGCCCCGTGGTCAGGATGCCGATGAGCGTGCTGACCAGGAAGATGCCGACGATGGTCACCGCCAGCATGGCCAGGCGCAGCGGCCATCCCTCGTCGCCCGCGATGGTCCCCGTGTCCAGCGCGTGCAGCAGCGCCGACCAGGTGTCCTCCACGAAGCCGCTGCCAGCCGGCCCGATCCCCGCCACCACGATCACCGCCGCCACCGCGGTGATGATCACGGCGGAAACGAGGAAGAGCCAGAAGATCAGCGCGCCCGGCCCGCGCGCCAT
This DNA window, taken from Longimicrobium sp., encodes the following:
- a CDS encoding glucose-6-phosphate isomerase (catalyzes the formation of D-fructose 6-phosphate from D-glucose 6-phosphate), with the translated sequence MGGDGIVLDYNNMLAPRLGGGHGIDPARLDAMAERFRAAHADAQERRRSGELGFYALPDDVETVKSIRQFAEGVGQTFSTIVVLGIGGSALGTIALRTALLHPFWNELGDEEREFFPRLYVLDNVDPATIAPFLDRLDIRRTLFLVVSKSGGTAETMSQYLIIRQRLQAELDDGYVRHLLFITDPKKGVLREIATAEGIATLPIPPSVGGRFSVLSAVGLLPAAMVGIDITGLLAGAAEMRERCDTDDLHRNPAALFGTLQYLADTEKHANVQVMMPYSDPLKDVADWFRQLWAESLGKQKSRDGDDIFVGPTPVKALGTTDQHSQVQEYVEGPFDKTITFLAVREPAVDLDIPKLHAELGELGYLGGHTLNELLNTERLATEAALAKRGRMNMTIELPRVDARSLGGLLMLLEIATVYAGHLYGIDPMDQPGVELGKQLTYGIMGRQGYDEFKQEWEGREPKRDEWIIR
- a CDS encoding CASTOR/POLLUX-related putative ion channel, encoding MPRTISPRQRLRYRFDNTMARGPGALIFWLFLVSAVIITAVAAVIVVAGIGPAGSGFVEDTWSALLHALDTGTIAGDEGWPLRLAMLAVTIVGIFLVSTLIGILTTGLGARLERLRKGRSFVAEEGHTVILGWSPQVVTIVQELVLANANLRRSCIAILADRDAVEMQDEIRARVPRPGGTRLVYRTGNPIDLADLEIVNPHGAKAIIILPPEGGDPDAYVIKAVLAITNNPARRQEPYHIVTALRDPRNHEVARMVGGDEVSLVLAGDLIARVTAQTCRQSGLSVAYTELMDFGGDEIYFKAEPALAGKTFGEALTAYEDSALVGLRFADGRIRLNPPMDTRLADGDRVIAISADDDTIRLSGAAAAIDEGAIRTARAREKAPERTLVLGWNDRASAIIAELDAYVGPGSTALVVGDGDEVAQARADAGRMGDRQLANLAVTLRRGDTTDRRMLDALEVETFDHIIVLSSAEGAGDGCGHGDAVQQADARTLITLLHLRDIQDRLGRDFSIVSEMLDIRNRELAQVTRADDFIVSDNLVSLLLSQISENRELAVVFRDLFDPEGSEIYLKPAGDFVETGRPVNFHTVVESARRQGQVAIGYRTQADALDPARSFGVKLNPRKSQPVTFAAADQVIVLAEE